Proteins encoded within one genomic window of Marasmius oreades isolate 03SP1 chromosome 6, whole genome shotgun sequence:
- a CDS encoding uncharacterized protein (BUSCO:EOG09265NHW), protein MSGRQQRVMVQPINVIFKNLQQRAKVVIWLYDNIEMRIEGRIIGFDEFMNIVVDEAAEVFVKEAKPRRELGRILLKGDNITLIQQVV, encoded by the exons ATGTCCGGTCGTCAGCAGAGGGTGATGGTTCAGCCCATC AATGTTATTTTCAAAAACCTTCAACAA AGAGCAAAAGTTGTGATATGGCTGTACGACAACATCGAAATGAGGATTGAAGGTCGAATCATC GGCTTCGATGAATTCATGAACATCGTCGTAGATGAGGCTGCTGAAGTGTTTGTGAAGGAAGCAAAACCGCGGCGAGAACTAG GTCGTATTCTACTGAAGGGCGACAATATCACGCTGATACAACAAGTCGTGTAG
- a CDS encoding uncharacterized protein (BUSCO:EOG092635ST) — translation MQTLGEEYTDIWQHSTSTRQTPPSLWVRSALVLLPTLPSYILARFVNIQLVEMRVPRLAALLKTLPSTLEILTEVNLAAFYVRGMYYDIFKRLISVSYLSSKPENPHVRQPSYSLLGILIGVRLLYRLVKLTRTFAQSEAKSGLHSKEESRSASTKHHETYLDDRPVSALLKIELESEPAKAAEEDERTMLDIPTIRPEIRASRNCTLCLEERTDTCSTECGHLFCWSCIVGWGREKAECPLCRQSLNLIRLLPIYNL, via the exons ATGCAGACACTAGGAGAGGAATACACTGATATCTGGCAACACTCGACTTCCACTCGTCAGACCCCTCCATCACTTTGGGTGAGATCGGCGTTGGTTCTTCTGCCTACATTACCGTCCTATATCTTGGCTCGGTTTGTCAACATTCAACTGGTCGAAATGCGAGTACCGCGGTTAGCCGCACTACTTAAGACTTTACCGAGCACTCTAGAGATCCTCACCGAAGTCAATCTTGCGGCTTTCTATGTCCGAGGGATGTACTATGACATTTTCAAACGCTTGATTAGCGTTAGCTAT TTGTCGTCAAAACCTGAGAATCCCCATGTCCGACAACCAAGTTATTCACTCCTTGGGATCTTAATTGGAGTCAGACTGCTTTACCGCTTGGTCAAGCTTACCCGGACTTTCGCTCAAAGTGAGGCGAAATCTGGCTTGCATAGTAAAGAAGAGTCTAGATCAGCAAGTACAAAACACCACGAAACCTATCTTGACGACCGCCCAGTTTCAGCGCTTTTGAAAATTGAGCTAGAAAGCGAACCTGCAAAGGCGGCGGAGGAGGACGAAAGAACGATGCTCGACATCCCCACAATACGTCCAGAAATTCGTGCATCCAGAAATTGCACGTTATGTTTGGAAGAACGTACTGATACTTGTTCAACCGAGTGTGGGCATCTATTCTGTTGGAGCTGTATCGTTGGATGGGGCAGGGAGAAG GCCGAGTGCCCGCTCTGTAGACAATCGTTGAATCTTATACGTCTACTTCCCATCTACAATCTATAG
- a CDS encoding uncharacterized protein (BUSCO:EOG09265KNL) — MQAAHPRREEPSIWYKLKMGALMGSGVGLTIGFIFGSWSIVRHGPGPRGVLATLSQYMVSSAATFGFFLSIGSVIRSDSAVSTHLQAARMQLLTPAMAIRSRSEGMELIKARWAQETKQN; from the exons ATGCAAGCAGCACACCCAAGACGTGAGGAGCCTTCAATATGGTACAAAC TCAA GATGGGTGCTCTTATGGGAAGCGGTGTAGGTCTGACCATAGGATTTATCTTTGGGTCCTGGAGCATCGTCAG GCATGGTCCAGGGCCTCGCGGAGTTTTGGCGACTCTATCCCAGTACATGGTCAGCAGTGCAGCGACCTTTGGTTTCTTTCTCTCAATCGGTTCT GTCATTCGAAGCGACTCTGCCGTCAGTACACATCTACAAGCTGCTAGAATGCAACTTCTCACTCCTGCAATGGCAATTCGCTCAAGATCAGAAGGAATGGAACTCATCAAAGCACGTTGGGCTCAGGAAACCAAGCAGAACTAG